In Pseudomonas rhizosphaerae, one DNA window encodes the following:
- a CDS encoding PHP domain-containing protein → MNVDLHCHSTASDGALAPAVLVQRAFDHGVQTLALTDHDTLEGLPEARAAATALNMQWVSGVEMSCTWGGATIHVLGYNFDLEAPPLVAALDSLHHGRWLRAEEIDRRLALKGMPGALEGARAIQQGLGDSGNAPARPHFADFLVQQGHVKDRQEAFRKWLGAGKLGDVKQHWPTLKDTVRTLREAKAWISLAHPLHYDFTRSKRRKLIGDYIQAGGHAIEVVNGMQAAEQVGTLSILAREFGLMVSAGSDFHGPGTWGEIGVYRPLPVDLPPLSARFKHDPSISA, encoded by the coding sequence ATGAATGTTGACCTGCACTGCCACAGCACCGCTTCCGACGGCGCCCTTGCGCCTGCCGTCCTGGTGCAGCGAGCCTTCGATCACGGCGTGCAGACCCTGGCGTTGACGGACCATGACACCCTGGAAGGCCTGCCAGAGGCCCGCGCGGCGGCGACAGCACTGAACATGCAGTGGGTCAGTGGTGTCGAGATGTCGTGCACTTGGGGCGGCGCGACCATCCACGTGCTCGGTTACAATTTCGACCTGGAGGCGCCGCCCCTGGTCGCTGCGCTCGACAGCCTGCACCACGGTCGCTGGCTACGTGCCGAGGAAATCGACCGACGCCTGGCGCTCAAGGGCATGCCCGGTGCATTGGAGGGCGCGCGCGCCATCCAGCAGGGCCTGGGCGACAGCGGTAATGCGCCGGCCCGTCCGCACTTCGCCGATTTTCTGGTGCAGCAGGGGCATGTGAAAGATCGCCAGGAGGCGTTTCGCAAATGGCTGGGGGCGGGCAAGCTGGGTGACGTCAAGCAGCACTGGCCCACCCTCAAAGACACCGTGCGCACGTTGCGCGAGGCCAAGGCCTGGATCAGCCTGGCGCACCCGTTGCACTACGACTTCACCCGCAGCAAGCGGCGCAAGCTGATCGGCGACTATATTCAAGCGGGTGGCCATGCGATCGAAGTGGTCAACGGCATGCAGGCGGCCGAACAGGTCGGCACGCTGTCCATTCTGGCTCGCGAGTTCGGCCTGATGGTCAGTGCCGGCAGCGACTTCCACGGGCCGGGGACGTGGGGCGAAATCGGTGTCTATCGACCTCTGCCCGTAGACCTGCCGCCGTTGTCCGCGCGGTTCAAGCACGACCCGTCAATCTCCGCCTGA
- a CDS encoding septation protein A: MKQLIDFIPLLLFLIVYKTDPRMVDLAGHSFELGGIFSATKVLIASSVIVYGLLFLKQRKLEKGQWLTLIACLVFGSLTLAFHSETFLKWKAPVVNWLFALAFAGSHFIGKQLLIKRMMGHALTLPDPIWAKLNVAWVVFFLFCGAANLFVAFTYEQFWVDFKVFGSLAMTLLFLVAQGIYLSRHLHDSDRTTPKTED; the protein is encoded by the coding sequence GTGAAACAATTGATCGATTTCATCCCGCTGCTCCTGTTCCTCATCGTCTACAAGACCGATCCCCGGATGGTCGACCTGGCCGGCCACAGTTTCGAACTGGGCGGCATCTTCAGCGCCACCAAGGTGCTCATCGCCAGCTCCGTGATCGTCTACGGCCTGTTGTTCCTCAAGCAGCGCAAGCTGGAAAAGGGCCAGTGGCTGACCCTGATCGCCTGCCTGGTGTTCGGCAGCCTGACCCTGGCCTTCCACAGCGAAACCTTCCTCAAGTGGAAGGCGCCGGTGGTCAACTGGCTGTTTGCCCTGGCGTTCGCCGGCAGTCACTTCATCGGCAAGCAGCTGCTGATCAAGCGCATGATGGGCCACGCGCTGACCCTGCCCGACCCGATCTGGGCGAAACTCAACGTCGCCTGGGTGGTCTTCTTTCTGTTCTGCGGCGCGGCCAACCTGTTCGTGGCATTCACCTACGAGCAGTTCTGGGTCGACTTCAAAGTGTTCGGCAGCCTGGCCATGACCTTGCTGTTCCTGGTGGCCCAGGGCATCTACCTGTCCCGCCACCTGCATGATTCCGATCGTACAACACCAAAAACCGAGGATTGA
- a CDS encoding YciI family protein, whose amino-acid sequence MLYAIIATDTPDSLEKRLAARPEHLDRLKQLEAAGRLVLAGPHPAIDSNDPGASGFSGSLIVARFESLAEAQTWAQADPFVAAGVYEHVLVKPFKQTLPAPE is encoded by the coding sequence ATGCTCTACGCCATCATCGCCACCGACACGCCCGATTCTTTGGAAAAACGCCTGGCCGCACGGCCCGAGCATTTGGACCGCCTGAAACAGCTGGAAGCGGCCGGACGCCTGGTCCTGGCCGGGCCACACCCTGCCATCGACAGCAACGACCCCGGCGCCAGCGGTTTCAGCGGCAGCCTCATCGTCGCGCGTTTCGAATCGCTGGCCGAAGCCCAGACCTGGGCCCAGGCCGACCCATTCGTTGCGGCCGGCGTGTACGAGCATGTGCTGGTCAAACCGTTCAAGCAGACCCTGCCTGCACCCGAGTGA
- a CDS encoding Spy/CpxP family protein refolding chaperone codes for MRKTTLAMLFAATLPTLAMAMPQGGPEGFGPGPGKGGPGPRGGEPFAQLDLTHEQRTQVGKLMGEERHQQREITKKYLDKLPAADRKAMEDEIKANHDKAQTDVRAVLKPEQQKQFDEMKKTQEERRAEWAEFQAWKAQQGKKTQ; via the coding sequence ATGCGCAAGACCACCCTCGCAATGCTGTTCGCCGCCACCCTGCCTACCCTGGCCATGGCCATGCCACAAGGCGGCCCTGAGGGTTTCGGCCCTGGCCCAGGCAAAGGCGGCCCAGGCCCTCGTGGCGGCGAGCCGTTTGCCCAGCTCGACCTGACCCACGAGCAGCGTACCCAGGTTGGCAAACTGATGGGTGAAGAACGCCACCAGCAGCGCGAAATCACCAAGAAGTACCTGGACAAGCTGCCAGCAGCCGATCGCAAGGCAATGGAAGATGAAATCAAGGCCAACCACGACAAGGCCCAGACCGACGTCCGTGCCGTGCTCAAGCCCGAGCAGCAGAAGCAGTTCGACGAGATGAAGAAGACCCAGGAAGAGCGCCGCGCCGAATGGGCCGAATTCCAGGCCTGGAAAGCCCAGCAAGGCAAGAAAACCCAGTAA
- a CDS encoding response regulator transcription factor, with translation MSDLLLIDDDVELCELLNSWLSQEGFQVRACHDGSSARKALAEQAPAAVVLDVMLPDGSGLELLKQLRSEHAELPVLMLSARGEPLDRILGLELGADDYLAKPCDPRELTARLRAVLRRSHPTAVAGQMELGDLCFSPARGVVSIDQHDINLTVSESRLLEALMRQPGEPLEKQELAQIALGRKLTLYDRSLDMHVSNLRKKIGPHADGRPRIMALRSRGYFYAQ, from the coding sequence ATGAGCGATCTGCTACTGATCGACGATGACGTCGAGCTGTGCGAGCTGCTGAACAGCTGGTTGAGCCAGGAAGGTTTTCAGGTCCGGGCCTGCCACGACGGCAGCAGCGCACGCAAGGCCCTGGCCGAGCAGGCCCCGGCGGCCGTCGTGCTCGACGTCATGCTGCCCGACGGCAGCGGCCTGGAGCTGCTCAAGCAGTTGCGCAGCGAACATGCCGAGTTGCCCGTGCTGATGCTCTCGGCCCGGGGCGAGCCGCTGGACCGTATCCTGGGCCTGGAACTGGGCGCCGACGATTACCTGGCCAAACCCTGTGATCCGCGCGAGCTGACGGCCCGCCTGCGGGCAGTGTTGCGTCGCAGCCATCCGACCGCAGTGGCGGGCCAGATGGAGCTGGGCGACCTGTGCTTCAGCCCGGCCCGCGGCGTGGTCAGCATCGACCAGCACGACATCAACCTGACCGTTTCCGAAAGCCGCCTGCTCGAAGCGCTCATGCGCCAACCGGGCGAGCCGCTGGAAAAACAGGAACTGGCGCAAATTGCCCTGGGTCGCAAACTGACCCTCTACGATCGCAGCCTGGACATGCATGTCAGCAACCTGCGCAAGAAGATCGGCCCCCATGCCGACGGCCGGCCGCGCATCATGGCCCTGCGCAGTCGCGGGTACTTCTATGCGCAATAG